Proteins from one Legionella taurinensis genomic window:
- the flgB gene encoding flagellar basal body rod protein FlgB, with protein sequence MTIDLDSYLGVHAKALLIRDQRASQLANNLANADTPNYKARDIDFNETLKQAMSSSSANRMITDQPGHIVAKNGYSSQLMYRNPTQSSLDGNTVDKDIETTEFLRNSLSYQASLTFLDSKIKNMMLALRGE encoded by the coding sequence ATGACAATTGATTTGGACAGCTATCTGGGGGTACATGCCAAAGCATTACTGATCCGCGACCAGCGGGCATCGCAACTGGCAAACAACCTGGCTAATGCTGATACACCCAATTACAAAGCAAGAGACATTGATTTTAATGAGACGTTAAAACAGGCGATGTCGTCATCGTCAGCAAATAGGATGATTACTGACCAACCTGGTCACATTGTGGCCAAAAATGGCTATTCGTCTCAACTCATGTACCGGAATCCAACCCAATCATCGCTGGATGGTAACACAGTGGATAAAGACATAGAAACAACGGAATTTTTAAGAAACTCACTATCGTATCAAGCCAGTTTAACGTTTTTGGACAGCAAGATAAAAAACATGATGTTGGCATTGAGAGGGGAATAA
- the hemF gene encoding oxygen-dependent coproporphyrinogen oxidase, producing MSDHSLSLPTDAVEQIKTYLLQLQQEICQSLQTIDDKGIFFEDAWTREGGGGGISRVLEKGHVFEKAGVNFSYVHGESLPPSATLQRPELSGRQFTALGVSLVIHPENPYVPTSHANVRFITAEKEDEPTVWWFGGGFDLTPYYGFEEDCRHWHQTAKAACQPFGDDLYPRLKAWCDRYFFIKHRNEARGIGGLFFDDYHEISFENSFALMRSVGDHYLQAYQPIVLRRKDMPYGEREKEFQLYRRGRYVEFNLIYDRGTLFGLQSNGRAESILMSLPPEVCWQYNLQPEPDTPEGRLYSDFLPARDWLR from the coding sequence ATGAGCGACCATAGCCTTTCTCTCCCCACCGATGCTGTAGAACAAATCAAAACTTACCTGTTGCAGTTACAGCAAGAAATCTGCCAATCTTTACAAACCATTGACGATAAAGGCATTTTTTTCGAAGACGCTTGGACGCGTGAAGGTGGTGGCGGCGGAATATCCCGGGTTTTGGAAAAAGGCCATGTGTTTGAAAAAGCCGGCGTTAATTTTTCTTACGTGCATGGAGAAAGTTTGCCGCCGTCAGCCACCCTCCAGCGTCCGGAACTCAGTGGCCGGCAATTCACGGCATTGGGTGTTTCGCTGGTCATCCATCCTGAAAATCCCTACGTTCCCACGTCGCATGCCAATGTGCGGTTTATTACGGCTGAAAAGGAAGACGAGCCGACGGTGTGGTGGTTTGGCGGTGGGTTCGACTTAACCCCGTATTACGGCTTTGAAGAAGACTGCCGTCATTGGCATCAAACGGCCAAAGCCGCCTGTCAACCTTTTGGCGACGATTTGTACCCCCGCCTTAAGGCCTGGTGCGATCGCTATTTTTTCATCAAGCACCGCAATGAAGCACGCGGCATCGGCGGACTTTTCTTCGATGATTATCATGAAATCAGTTTTGAAAACAGTTTCGCCTTAATGCGCAGTGTGGGCGATCATTACCTTCAAGCCTACCAACCCATCGTGCTGCGGCGAAAGGATATGCCGTACGGAGAGCGTGAGAAAGAATTCCAGCTGTACCGACGAGGCCGTTATGTCGAATTTAACCTCATTTACGACAGAGGCACCCTGTTTGGCCTGCAATCCAACGGTCGGGCGGAATCCATTCTTATGTCCTTGCCGCCGGAGGTCTGTTGGCAATACAACCTGCAACCAGAGCCAGACACCCCCGAGGGTCGATTGTACAGCGACTTTTTACCTGCGCGCGACTGGCTGCGGTAA
- a CDS encoding MFS transporter, with protein MALREAYLLKKRTFLPLFITQFFGAFNDNAFKLSMLTLISYHLASSQSHSEFYQALSGGLFILPFFLFSATSGQLADRYDKALMTKIIKVFELVLMIIGSLAFSIQSMTLLLLVLMGMGIHSTFFGPIKYAILPDHLAREELLGATALIEASTFIAILLGTTLGALTIGTTHSHVGYAVGLVLSAAVAGMVASWFIPPAPGKVTVAIDWHVWRATCTMMRQTFANRITLPAILTISWFWLIGAVITTKLPDYTHYVLRADTSVFALFLAMFSIGIALGSLTIGRMLQGAITLKYVPPAMLLLSFFAMNLYWVTPTVDEHLPLQSLGRFLLHFSNWPVTLDFFLFAFSAGLFIVPLYTFIQVSCPEHERARTVAANNILNALAMVVGSVILMVLIHFKMSIAFLFLLLGALNAVAAIVLWRVIRRH; from the coding sequence ATGGCCTTGCGTGAAGCTTATCTTTTGAAAAAAAGAACTTTTTTACCCTTATTTATTACTCAGTTTTTCGGCGCATTCAATGACAATGCGTTTAAATTGTCCATGCTGACTTTGATCAGTTACCATCTGGCGTCCTCACAATCGCACTCTGAATTTTATCAGGCACTTTCCGGCGGTTTATTTATTCTGCCGTTCTTTTTATTTTCAGCCACCAGCGGGCAATTGGCGGACAGGTATGATAAAGCCTTGATGACCAAGATTATCAAAGTGTTCGAACTGGTGCTGATGATCATCGGCAGTTTGGCTTTTTCAATCCAAAGCATGACGCTACTTCTGTTGGTCTTGATGGGCATGGGCATCCACTCCACCTTTTTTGGGCCTATCAAATACGCTATTCTGCCCGATCACCTGGCCCGCGAAGAGTTGCTGGGCGCAACGGCCTTGATTGAAGCCAGCACGTTTATTGCCATTTTGCTTGGTACCACCCTGGGCGCTTTGACCATAGGCACAACCCACTCGCACGTGGGCTATGCCGTTGGTCTTGTTTTAAGCGCTGCTGTCGCCGGCATGGTGGCCAGCTGGTTTATTCCTCCGGCGCCCGGTAAAGTCACCGTGGCTATCGACTGGCATGTCTGGCGGGCGACCTGCACCATGATGCGTCAGACCTTTGCCAATCGTATTACCTTACCGGCCATCCTGACGATTTCCTGGTTTTGGTTGATTGGCGCGGTGATCACGACCAAGCTGCCGGATTACACTCATTATGTTCTGCGGGCGGATACCTCGGTTTTCGCGCTGTTTCTGGCGATGTTTTCCATAGGTATTGCCCTAGGCTCGTTGACCATAGGCCGCATGCTGCAAGGGGCCATTACCTTGAAGTACGTGCCGCCGGCCATGTTGCTGTTGTCTTTTTTTGCCATGAACCTTTATTGGGTGACCCCCACAGTGGATGAGCATTTGCCCCTGCAATCCTTAGGGCGATTTCTGCTGCATTTTTCCAACTGGCCTGTCACGCTTGATTTCTTTCTGTTTGCCTTCTCGGCGGGCCTTTTTATTGTGCCTCTTTATACCTTTATTCAGGTCAGTTGTCCCGAACACGAGCGTGCCCGTACCGTGGCAGCGAACAATATTCTAAATGCACTCGCGATGGTCGTGGGCAGCGTGATATTAATGGTGCTGATTCATTTTAAAATGAGTATCGCGTTTCTGTTTTTATTGCTCGGGGCTCTTAATGCGGTCGCAGCCATCGTTCTCTGGCGGGTTATCCGTCGCCATTAA
- a CDS encoding SDR family oxidoreductase, producing MNANERVAVITGAASGIGLALTQACIRRGIHVVMADNAVSTLCDQVEQLSAATSTEVLGVVCDVSRPESLRHLVKQTFERFNRVDLLFNNAGISGHFAPVWELTSEHIRKVMDVNLFGVIHGLQAFLPVLFKQDHPSHVINMASFYGLCSGSQMAAYAMSKHAIVALSESLHFDLQRLEKPVSVSVVCPSFANTPLLSHSAPLHVDTLHTMLEELIARSRPAEDVAEHILKEVEKGTFYILPDREVKEYCEQRTRAIIEQEPPHQHSLEKIISSLSRRAALREEKTNH from the coding sequence GTGAATGCGAATGAACGGGTTGCGGTGATTACTGGCGCTGCCAGCGGTATTGGTTTGGCATTAACTCAGGCCTGTATCAGGCGAGGCATCCATGTGGTCATGGCTGACAATGCTGTCAGTACGCTGTGTGATCAGGTGGAGCAACTCAGTGCGGCAACCTCTACCGAGGTGCTGGGTGTGGTGTGTGATGTGTCGCGTCCGGAAAGTTTAAGGCACCTTGTTAAACAAACCTTCGAACGCTTTAACCGGGTGGATTTGCTGTTTAACAATGCCGGTATCAGCGGCCACTTCGCCCCGGTGTGGGAATTAACCAGCGAGCATATCCGTAAAGTCATGGATGTGAATCTATTCGGCGTCATTCACGGGCTTCAGGCTTTTTTACCTGTGCTGTTCAAGCAGGACCATCCCTCTCATGTCATTAATATGGCCAGTTTCTATGGTTTATGCAGCGGCTCGCAAATGGCGGCCTATGCCATGTCCAAACATGCCATTGTGGCCTTGTCTGAATCCCTGCACTTTGATTTGCAGCGGTTAGAGAAACCAGTCTCTGTGTCGGTGGTTTGTCCTTCCTTTGCCAATACGCCGCTGTTATCCCATTCCGCACCGCTTCATGTCGACACGTTGCATACCATGCTTGAAGAATTAATTGCCCGCAGCCGCCCTGCTGAAGACGTGGCGGAGCATATCCTCAAGGAGGTCGAAAAAGGTACTTTTTACATCTTGCCTGATCGGGAAGTAAAGGAGTATTGTGAACAACGAACGCGAGCGATCATCGAACAGGAGCCGCCCCATCAGCACAGTCTGGAAAAGATAATTTCCTCATTAAGCCGCCGCGCCGCGTTGAGGGAAGAGAAAACCAATCATTAA
- a CDS encoding cold shock domain-containing protein — protein sequence MSQRESGHVKWFNEKKGFGFIVNQQGDDIFVHYKDIQGSGFRTLHENDTVTFILDKGPKGYKAQDVVIVSE from the coding sequence ATGTCGCAAAGAGAAAGTGGCCATGTTAAATGGTTCAATGAAAAAAAAGGATTTGGATTTATTGTCAATCAGCAGGGTGATGACATATTTGTACATTACAAAGATATCCAAGGCTCTGGATTTAGAACTCTCCATGAAAACGATACCGTAACTTTTATTCTTGACAAAGGTCCCAAGGGATACAAAGCACAGGATGTTGTGATTGTCAGCGAATAA
- the pyrE gene encoding orotate phosphoribosyltransferase produces the protein MTYSKKEFIRMALACDVLKFGEFTLKSGRKSPYFFNAGLFYQGDSLRHLGHFYAKVIIDHHIDCQHLFGPAYKGLPLATATAVALAERGVNTTVTFNRKEAKDHGEGGLLIGAPLSGKTVMIDDVISAGTAFREAQHHIHTHGGQLSTVVIALNRCERGAGNTSAVAEIEAQGIQVLSIVTFFDLVEYLNEEGAKEEVKRMQAYREQYGY, from the coding sequence ATGACTTACTCTAAAAAAGAGTTTATTCGCATGGCCTTAGCCTGCGATGTACTTAAATTCGGTGAATTCACCCTGAAGTCCGGACGGAAAAGCCCTTATTTCTTCAATGCTGGCCTGTTCTATCAGGGTGACTCGCTGCGCCACCTTGGCCATTTTTATGCGAAGGTGATTATTGATCATCACATTGATTGCCAACACCTGTTCGGTCCTGCCTACAAAGGCCTTCCCCTAGCGACTGCCACCGCCGTGGCTCTGGCTGAGCGCGGCGTTAATACCACGGTCACCTTTAACCGTAAGGAGGCCAAGGATCATGGCGAGGGCGGTCTATTAATCGGCGCGCCCCTTTCAGGCAAGACCGTCATGATTGACGACGTGATCTCAGCAGGCACGGCCTTTCGCGAGGCGCAACACCACATCCACACGCACGGGGGGCAATTATCCACTGTCGTGATTGCACTCAACCGTTGCGAACGTGGTGCGGGCAACACCTCGGCTGTGGCGGAAATTGAAGCCCAGGGCATTCAGGTGTTATCCATCGTGACGTTTTTTGACCTGGTGGAGTATTTGAACGAAGAAGGCGCGAAGGAAGAAGTGAAACGGATGCAGGCGTATCGCGAGCAATACGGTTATTGA
- a CDS encoding S1C family serine protease, whose translation MINKFFRSAVFSLSLLFLPSLHATNLDELLPNERNTIEVFQRFSPKVVYVHRLANVIKPTANHAYQKAHVPAGAGSGFIWDEKGHIVTNYHVVHGADQLSVTIDNRTVPVKVIGSEPRKDIAVLQITSPQVLAKLKGFKPFELSRTGDLLVGQKVIAIGNPFGLDHSLTIGVISALGRQVPGAGGVTIRDMIQTDASINPGNSGGPLLDSKGRLIGMNTAIYSNSGSSAGVGFAVPADDIQRIVPQLIKNGRVVLAGIGIQRVEPSIASRLGIVKGILIADVLPNTPAAKAGLRGTHRDNWGRIQLGDIIVALNGHPVKNYDALYNLLTDIQVGDAVNLTINRHGKQITQKIKTIDIAAY comes from the coding sequence ATGATCAATAAATTTTTTCGCAGTGCTGTTTTCTCGTTGTCGTTACTTTTTTTACCTTCGCTTCACGCAACCAATCTGGATGAGCTGCTGCCGAATGAGCGCAATACCATTGAGGTCTTTCAACGCTTTTCGCCCAAGGTTGTCTATGTGCATCGCTTAGCCAATGTCATTAAACCGACGGCCAATCATGCCTACCAGAAAGCGCATGTTCCTGCCGGCGCGGGTTCCGGCTTTATCTGGGATGAGAAGGGGCATATTGTCACCAATTACCACGTTGTCCATGGCGCGGATCAATTGAGCGTCACCATTGATAACCGGACGGTCCCCGTCAAAGTCATTGGTTCTGAGCCCCGTAAGGACATTGCGGTATTGCAGATTACCTCACCCCAGGTGCTTGCAAAATTAAAGGGGTTTAAACCGTTTGAGTTAAGCCGTACCGGCGATCTTCTCGTGGGGCAAAAGGTTATTGCTATCGGTAATCCCTTTGGCCTGGATCACAGTCTGACGATTGGGGTGATTTCCGCCTTGGGCCGTCAGGTGCCCGGAGCGGGCGGGGTGACGATTCGCGACATGATTCAAACCGATGCGTCAATCAATCCGGGTAATTCCGGCGGCCCCTTGCTCGATTCAAAAGGGCGATTGATTGGCATGAATACCGCGATTTATTCCAATTCCGGTTCATCAGCCGGTGTGGGCTTTGCGGTGCCGGCAGATGACATTCAGCGTATTGTACCGCAACTGATTAAAAATGGCCGTGTGGTATTGGCCGGTATTGGCATCCAGCGTGTGGAGCCCAGTATCGCTAGCCGCCTTGGCATTGTTAAAGGCATCCTGATTGCCGATGTACTGCCCAATACGCCGGCAGCAAAGGCAGGCCTGCGCGGGACGCATCGTGACAATTGGGGACGGATTCAACTGGGCGATATCATTGTTGCGCTGAACGGCCATCCTGTAAAAAATTACGATGCGCTTTATAATCTGCTGACGGATATTCAAGTGGGTGACGCCGTGAATCTGACCATTAACCGCCATGGCAAACAAATCACTCAGAAAATCAAAACCATTGATATCGCAGCCTATTAA
- a CDS encoding 3-oxoacyl-ACP synthase III family protein — protein sequence MTEVSNTMIVGTGSYIPSKKIPNAFFMEHRFYDKNGMTFSNSNEEIIEKFKHITNIEERRYIEDHLLCSDIAFLAAENALTCSGIDAETLDYIILAHNFGNVDPVLHRLDLVPSLASRVKHSLKIKNPDCIAYDMIFGCPGWLESVIQAQYYLKSGDAKRILVIGADTLSRIADPADRDSMIYADGAGAVILEAQPGGQAAGILAHASRSDTFLDANTLLHMGPGYDVHDTSGAQFLKMDGRRLYEYAVKTVPIVITQCLQKANLSLSQISKLLIHQANEKMDAAILKRVCETHHSPLPENFMPMTINKLGNSSVATLPTLLDLILKGKLPDHSIQSGDNVLFASVGAGMNINALVYRA from the coding sequence ATGACTGAAGTGTCTAATACTATGATTGTTGGCACAGGTTCTTACATACCCTCAAAAAAAATTCCCAATGCTTTTTTCATGGAGCACCGTTTTTACGATAAAAACGGGATGACTTTTTCCAATAGCAATGAGGAAATCATTGAAAAATTTAAACATATTACAAATATTGAAGAAAGACGCTATATTGAAGATCATCTCCTCTGTTCTGACATTGCCTTCCTTGCCGCAGAAAATGCATTGACTTGTTCAGGCATTGATGCAGAAACCCTTGATTACATCATCCTGGCTCATAATTTTGGCAACGTTGACCCCGTCTTACACCGCCTTGATTTAGTCCCTTCCCTGGCATCACGGGTCAAACATTCACTGAAAATAAAAAATCCTGACTGTATTGCTTACGACATGATTTTTGGCTGCCCGGGATGGCTTGAATCCGTCATACAAGCCCAGTATTACTTAAAATCAGGCGACGCCAAGCGTATCCTTGTCATTGGCGCCGATACCCTGTCACGCATTGCTGATCCCGCTGACCGCGACTCCATGATTTATGCCGACGGTGCTGGTGCTGTGATTCTGGAGGCGCAACCGGGAGGCCAAGCGGCCGGTATTCTGGCCCATGCCAGCCGAAGCGACACCTTTCTTGATGCCAATACACTGTTACATATGGGTCCTGGTTATGATGTCCATGACACCTCTGGCGCGCAATTTTTAAAAATGGATGGCCGACGATTATATGAGTACGCTGTAAAAACCGTACCCATCGTCATCACCCAATGCCTGCAAAAAGCCAACCTTTCACTTTCCCAAATCAGCAAACTTTTAATTCATCAGGCGAATGAGAAAATGGACGCAGCCATTTTGAAGCGTGTCTGTGAAACTCATCACAGTCCTCTTCCGGAAAATTTCATGCCAATGACAATCAACAAGCTGGGTAACAGCTCTGTCGCCACCCTGCCCACGTTGCTTGATCTGATATTGAAGGGAAAACTTCCTGATCATAGCATCCAGTCCGGCGACAATGTCCTTTTTGCCTCTGTTGGTGCGGGAATGAACATCAATGCCCTGGTCTATAGGGCATAG
- a CDS encoding fatty acyl-AMP ligase — protein sequence MNSFYNVLKQASLEVPQKVAFLFTKSGTELDESVTYSELELRARAVSNRLIAEGTLQDRVILLCHPGIDFIVGYFACLRAGMIAVPCFPPTNAPLIDKLHLICQNAKPGHVLTTSSVLDTLKMQQSNLESPVALLPTDQQRTLTKINDILKLRLIVIDDSKDNDLDDKGNGVKLDDVAFLQYTSGSTQQPKGVMVTHRNLFANMQIITRECRMCQDDFSVYWLPPYHDMGLIGGILAPVFCRYTSLLMNPNSFLKYPLRWLKLLSDYKGTISSVPNFAYDYCVDRIGDDQLSELDLRGWRLAACGAEPIHTETLERFYEKFKVCGFHKNFYGPCYGMAEVVLFVSIYHQEFNHGVYQLDSASLARNQIIESVPGQIAKSLITVGIPSSDYRIEIVNPADNSICPELTVGEIWVTGESVALGYWNFPEETDRIFHAYLNTGEGPFLRTGDYGFFKDGMLFITGRMKEVIIINGHNYYPQDIELKIETSIPTLRLGSTIAFGTERNNKEELVIIAGVKLLDNDSQEQLINQIQTVVNTHFKLTVSEIKLVNSEAIKKTTSGKKRRIIIKNKYEKNEL from the coding sequence ATGAACAGTTTTTACAACGTATTGAAGCAGGCCAGTCTGGAAGTTCCCCAAAAAGTCGCATTCCTTTTCACTAAATCCGGAACTGAACTCGATGAATCAGTCACTTATTCAGAGCTGGAATTGCGTGCGAGAGCGGTATCCAATCGGCTGATAGCAGAGGGTACTTTGCAGGATCGGGTGATTTTATTATGTCACCCTGGCATTGACTTTATCGTCGGTTATTTTGCCTGCTTAAGGGCGGGTATGATTGCCGTTCCCTGCTTTCCACCCACCAATGCTCCTCTAATTGATAAGTTACACCTCATTTGTCAAAATGCAAAACCGGGGCATGTGCTTACGACATCCTCCGTCTTAGACACGCTAAAAATGCAACAGAGTAATTTAGAGAGCCCTGTTGCGTTATTACCAACTGACCAGCAGCGAACACTGACTAAAATCAACGACATTTTAAAACTACGCCTGATTGTTATCGATGATTCAAAGGACAATGATTTAGATGACAAAGGCAATGGGGTAAAATTGGATGATGTCGCGTTTTTGCAATACACGTCAGGGTCAACCCAACAACCCAAAGGGGTTATGGTGACGCATCGCAACTTGTTTGCGAATATGCAGATCATTACTCGTGAATGCAGGATGTGTCAGGATGATTTCAGTGTGTACTGGCTGCCGCCATACCATGACATGGGATTGATAGGCGGCATACTCGCGCCGGTTTTTTGTCGCTACACCTCCTTGTTGATGAATCCAAATTCCTTCTTAAAATACCCTCTACGGTGGTTAAAGCTCTTATCAGACTATAAGGGGACTATCAGCTCAGTGCCTAATTTTGCCTATGATTACTGTGTAGACAGGATCGGTGATGATCAATTGTCCGAGTTGGATCTAAGGGGCTGGCGTTTAGCGGCCTGCGGTGCAGAACCAATCCATACGGAAACCCTGGAACGCTTTTACGAGAAATTCAAAGTCTGCGGCTTTCATAAAAATTTTTATGGGCCTTGTTATGGCATGGCAGAAGTTGTGCTTTTTGTTTCAATCTATCATCAGGAATTCAACCATGGCGTCTATCAGCTGGATTCCGCCAGTCTTGCCAGAAACCAAATCATTGAATCTGTCCCGGGTCAAATAGCTAAATCATTGATCACAGTGGGTATCCCATCGAGTGACTACCGGATTGAAATCGTTAACCCTGCCGATAACAGCATCTGTCCCGAACTTACCGTAGGCGAAATATGGGTAACTGGGGAAAGCGTCGCTTTAGGGTATTGGAATTTTCCAGAGGAGACCGACCGAATTTTTCATGCTTATCTCAACACAGGCGAAGGGCCATTTTTAAGAACAGGGGATTATGGCTTTTTTAAAGACGGAATGCTTTTCATTACCGGCCGAATGAAAGAGGTGATTATCATCAATGGACATAATTATTATCCGCAGGACATCGAATTAAAAATTGAAACATCAATTCCTACCCTTCGTTTGGGTTCAACCATTGCCTTTGGGACAGAAAGAAACAATAAAGAGGAATTGGTGATCATAGCCGGTGTCAAATTATTGGATAACGACAGCCAGGAACAATTAATCAACCAAATTCAAACGGTAGTAAACACTCATTTCAAGTTAACCGTGTCCGAAATAAAATTAGTCAACTCTGAGGCAATAAAGAAAACAACCAGCGGCAAAAAACGGCGAATCATAATAAAAAACAAATACGAGAAGAATGAATTGTAA
- a CDS encoding aminotransferase class I/II-fold pyridoxal phosphate-dependent enzyme — MKSIRIHDKEISEESIQHWLRDKIITIRHYDQKKVALDCPFSQFGLDSIHLMSILSELEIMLDRELPDSLFNDYPTIRTLSLFLSRNPLKDKLPQPPNNNAPGLHGLKSPVTEDDSGSPPPIDIFDNTKKMPLMARANLFCPMPPEYGEVRRYLMRPLTSPQDREVTIMDPFTNEKTKMLMFGSNNYLGFANDPYIKNKVIETINQYGTGIGSAPLLSGYTELHAQLEERLAAFKQKETALVFPNGFAANGGMLNALVTPHDLLVFDEYSHASFIEGVKTLRSKSMVFSHNQAASLAEELSLDNGQFQDIYVGVEGVYSMDGDLAPLDEIVNVCHARGAMLIVDDAHGTGILGQHGSGTAELFHVSREVDIHMGTFSKAIAVNGGFVAAQKEIVEFLRFMARSYMFSASPPPPMVASVLAALDLIENEPWRREKLHANIRYLSDKLKQMGLLHADARSAIFPLMIPNDMDRKQARYVFHSRGLFINTSEYPAVPKDKQRFRISLMAQHTQEDINKLCECIEEVWATCRQSDR, encoded by the coding sequence GTGAAATCAATTCGAATCCATGACAAAGAAATCAGTGAAGAGAGTATTCAGCACTGGTTAAGGGATAAAATTATTACAATCCGCCATTATGATCAGAAAAAGGTTGCGCTGGATTGCCCATTTAGCCAATTTGGCCTTGACTCGATCCACCTGATGTCCATCTTAAGTGAGCTTGAGATTATGCTGGATAGGGAATTGCCGGATAGCCTATTCAACGATTACCCAACAATACGCACCCTGTCCCTGTTTTTATCCCGGAATCCCCTGAAGGATAAGTTGCCGCAGCCCCCGAATAACAATGCTCCTGGACTGCATGGGCTTAAAAGTCCAGTAACCGAGGATGACTCAGGCTCCCCTCCCCCCATTGACATTTTTGATAATACCAAAAAAATGCCTTTGATGGCGCGCGCCAACTTGTTCTGCCCGATGCCCCCAGAATACGGAGAGGTCAGACGCTATCTGATGCGCCCCCTGACTTCACCGCAGGATCGTGAAGTCACAATCATGGATCCGTTTACCAATGAAAAGACAAAGATGCTGATGTTTGGATCAAACAATTACCTCGGTTTTGCCAATGACCCCTACATTAAAAACAAAGTGATTGAAACAATAAACCAATATGGCACTGGTATTGGCAGTGCTCCCTTATTAAGCGGTTATACCGAGCTGCATGCGCAGTTGGAGGAACGGCTGGCAGCATTTAAACAAAAGGAAACGGCGTTAGTATTTCCTAATGGCTTTGCTGCCAATGGTGGAATGCTCAATGCCTTGGTTACACCGCATGATTTGTTGGTGTTCGATGAGTACAGCCATGCTTCTTTTATTGAAGGGGTGAAAACCTTACGCAGTAAGTCGATGGTATTTAGCCATAATCAGGCAGCCTCATTGGCTGAGGAATTAAGTCTTGACAATGGACAATTTCAGGACATTTATGTGGGCGTTGAAGGAGTCTACTCGATGGACGGCGACTTGGCGCCTCTCGATGAAATAGTCAACGTTTGTCACGCCAGGGGAGCAATGCTTATCGTTGATGATGCGCATGGCACAGGCATTCTTGGACAACACGGCAGTGGCACTGCCGAATTGTTTCATGTAAGTCGGGAAGTAGATATCCACATGGGTACATTCAGCAAGGCCATTGCCGTGAATGGTGGATTTGTCGCAGCCCAAAAAGAAATTGTCGAATTTCTACGCTTTATGGCCCGCTCCTACATGTTTTCTGCTTCACCTCCTCCACCCATGGTCGCCAGCGTTCTGGCCGCGCTGGATCTGATTGAGAATGAGCCCTGGCGGCGGGAAAAATTGCATGCCAATATTCGCTACTTGTCCGATAAATTGAAACAAATGGGGCTGTTGCATGCCGATGCCCGATCAGCCATTTTCCCTCTGATGATTCCCAACGACATGGATAGGAAGCAGGCAAGGTACGTGTTCCATAGCCGAGGTCTTTTTATCAATACCTCGGAATACCCGGCAGTTCCCAAAGACAAACAACGCTTCAGAATCAGTTTAATGGCACAGCATACTCAGGAAGACATCAACAAGCTCTGTGAATGCATTGAAGAGGTATGGGCGACGTGTCGGCAATCAGATCGGTGA
- a CDS encoding SDR family NAD(P)-dependent oxidoreductase → MNKRPLALITGGSSGLGLQFAKNLAQAGYSILIIARDTKKLGAAVEAIKATGSLDVIGFTADISDYESFKPVIHHLKTHRLTLDFLIINAGIAYVSTLQESDINKLREVLNINLLGSMLSTKVFLDHMTRNKKAKILFISSAAGLVGLAGYTAYGASKAGLINFASALRRELLGHIAVYVACPGDIDTPQYASELTQMPDWMKTNSARSAAKPVEVIAARILKKCRQKKFEIYTNNDIFFLLSVLPRFLPRKLFHWIADHLLPRP, encoded by the coding sequence ATGAATAAAAGGCCTCTTGCCTTAATCACGGGCGGCTCCTCTGGTTTGGGGTTGCAATTCGCTAAAAATCTGGCGCAAGCAGGTTATTCAATCCTGATCATTGCCCGCGATACTAAAAAACTGGGTGCGGCAGTCGAAGCCATTAAAGCGACGGGCTCATTGGATGTCATCGGGTTTACCGCCGATATCTCTGATTACGAATCATTTAAGCCCGTTATTCACCATTTAAAAACCCACCGCCTAACCCTGGATTTTTTAATTATTAACGCAGGCATTGCCTATGTCAGCACGCTGCAGGAATCCGATATCAATAAACTGAGAGAGGTATTAAACATTAATTTATTAGGCAGCATGCTCTCTACCAAAGTATTTCTTGACCACATGACCCGGAATAAAAAAGCTAAAATACTATTTATTTCTTCCGCGGCAGGGCTTGTTGGCTTGGCTGGATACACCGCCTATGGAGCGTCCAAAGCGGGGCTAATTAATTTTGCCAGCGCCTTACGGCGGGAACTGTTAGGTCATATAGCTGTTTACGTGGCCTGCCCGGGCGATATTGACACACCGCAATACGCCAGTGAATTAACCCAGATGCCGGATTGGATGAAAACCAACAGTGCTCGATCAGCAGCTAAGCCTGTCGAGGTTATTGCAGCTCGAATATTAAAAAAATGCCGCCAAAAAAAATTTGAAATTTATACTAACAACGACATATTCTTTTTACTTAGCGTTTTACCGCGATTTCTGCCAAGAAAACTCTTTCATTGGATAGCGGATCATCTACTGCCAAGACCTTGA